In Apium graveolens cultivar Ventura unplaced genomic scaffold, ASM990537v1 ctg7081, whole genome shotgun sequence, the following proteins share a genomic window:
- the LOC141703764 gene encoding uncharacterized protein LOC141703764 isoform X1, giving the protein MHKEQIFYSFLLSKIQITLVMGPCKIKWTVEEEDDMRAGIAKHGAGKWRVILKDPQFGSVLRRRSNVDLKDFQDKWRNMQIITNGQPRNRCKPVPKKMEETSRSCGKFVALTSEGSDEDEIAEPEPPSLFKEASHERVFEKLTRFSLEDTRTVPFDGKLIEQGMEYDSAYSYSLRSEVNAELISIGLMSPEDIVAAVVEAVKEAEAAMAEAEEAEKEAVEAENTAEQLKAYSEKLEKEIREKKARPGYAVPKRGKKGRSKR; this is encoded by the exons ATGCATAAGGAACAAATATTCTACAGCTTTCTGCTATCAAAAATACAG ATCACATTAGTTATGGGTCCCTGTAAGATTAAGTGGACTGTTGAAGAGGAAGACGATATGAGAGCTGGAATAGCCAAGCATGGTGCCGGTAAATGGCGGGTTATTCTCAAAGACCCCCAGTTCGGAAGTGTCTTGCGTAGGCGCTCAAATGTGGACCTCAAG GACTTTCAGGACAAGTGGAGAAATATGCAAATCATAACGAATGGCCAGCCTCGAAACAGATGCAAGCCTGTACCAAAGAAAATGGAGGAGACCAGCCGAAGCTGTGGTAAATTTGTGGCTCTTACTAGTGAGGGCTCTGATGAAGATGAAATCGCTGAACCCGAGCCACCATCCTTATTTAAAGAAGCATCACATGAGCGTGTTTTTGAAAAGCTAACAAGGTTTTCGTTGGAAGATACAAGAACTGTTCCATTTGATGGAAAACTCATCGAG CAAGGAATGGAGTATGATTCAGCATACTCATACAGCCTACGGAGCGAAGTTAATGCAGAGCTGATAAGTATAGGGCTGATGAGCCCTGAGGATATTGTTGCTGCTGTTGTAGAAGCAGTTAAGGAGGCTGAAGCTGCTATGGCAGAGGCTGAAGAGGCGGAAAAGGAAGCTGTAGAGGCTGAAAATACCGCAGAACAATTAAAAGCTTACAGTGAAAAATTAGAAAAGGAAATAAGGGAAAAGAAGGCTAGGCCTG GTTATGCAGTACCTAAAAGAGGAAAAAAAGGTCGCAGCAAGCGCTGA
- the LOC141703764 gene encoding uncharacterized protein LOC141703764 isoform X2, producing the protein MHKEQIFYSFLLSKIQITLVMGPCKIKWTVEEEDDMRAGIAKHGAGKWRVILKDPQFGSVLRRRSNVDLKDKWRNMQIITNGQPRNRCKPVPKKMEETSRSCGKFVALTSEGSDEDEIAEPEPPSLFKEASHERVFEKLTRFSLEDTRTVPFDGKLIEQGMEYDSAYSYSLRSEVNAELISIGLMSPEDIVAAVVEAVKEAEAAMAEAEEAEKEAVEAENTAEQLKAYSEKLEKEIREKKARPGYAVPKRGKKGRSKR; encoded by the exons ATGCATAAGGAACAAATATTCTACAGCTTTCTGCTATCAAAAATACAG ATCACATTAGTTATGGGTCCCTGTAAGATTAAGTGGACTGTTGAAGAGGAAGACGATATGAGAGCTGGAATAGCCAAGCATGGTGCCGGTAAATGGCGGGTTATTCTCAAAGACCCCCAGTTCGGAAGTGTCTTGCGTAGGCGCTCAAATGTGGACCTCAAG GACAAGTGGAGAAATATGCAAATCATAACGAATGGCCAGCCTCGAAACAGATGCAAGCCTGTACCAAAGAAAATGGAGGAGACCAGCCGAAGCTGTGGTAAATTTGTGGCTCTTACTAGTGAGGGCTCTGATGAAGATGAAATCGCTGAACCCGAGCCACCATCCTTATTTAAAGAAGCATCACATGAGCGTGTTTTTGAAAAGCTAACAAGGTTTTCGTTGGAAGATACAAGAACTGTTCCATTTGATGGAAAACTCATCGAG CAAGGAATGGAGTATGATTCAGCATACTCATACAGCCTACGGAGCGAAGTTAATGCAGAGCTGATAAGTATAGGGCTGATGAGCCCTGAGGATATTGTTGCTGCTGTTGTAGAAGCAGTTAAGGAGGCTGAAGCTGCTATGGCAGAGGCTGAAGAGGCGGAAAAGGAAGCTGTAGAGGCTGAAAATACCGCAGAACAATTAAAAGCTTACAGTGAAAAATTAGAAAAGGAAATAAGGGAAAAGAAGGCTAGGCCTG GTTATGCAGTACCTAAAAGAGGAAAAAAAGGTCGCAGCAAGCGCTGA
- the LOC141703764 gene encoding single myb histone 6-like isoform X3, translating into MGPCKIKWTVEEEDDMRAGIAKHGAGKWRVILKDPQFGSVLRRRSNVDLKDFQDKWRNMQIITNGQPRNRCKPVPKKMEETSRSCGKFVALTSEGSDEDEIAEPEPPSLFKEASHERVFEKLTRFSLEDTRTVPFDGKLIEQGMEYDSAYSYSLRSEVNAELISIGLMSPEDIVAAVVEAVKEAEAAMAEAEEAEKEAVEAENTAEQLKAYSEKLEKEIREKKARPGYAVPKRGKKGRSKR; encoded by the exons ATGGGTCCCTGTAAGATTAAGTGGACTGTTGAAGAGGAAGACGATATGAGAGCTGGAATAGCCAAGCATGGTGCCGGTAAATGGCGGGTTATTCTCAAAGACCCCCAGTTCGGAAGTGTCTTGCGTAGGCGCTCAAATGTGGACCTCAAG GACTTTCAGGACAAGTGGAGAAATATGCAAATCATAACGAATGGCCAGCCTCGAAACAGATGCAAGCCTGTACCAAAGAAAATGGAGGAGACCAGCCGAAGCTGTGGTAAATTTGTGGCTCTTACTAGTGAGGGCTCTGATGAAGATGAAATCGCTGAACCCGAGCCACCATCCTTATTTAAAGAAGCATCACATGAGCGTGTTTTTGAAAAGCTAACAAGGTTTTCGTTGGAAGATACAAGAACTGTTCCATTTGATGGAAAACTCATCGAG CAAGGAATGGAGTATGATTCAGCATACTCATACAGCCTACGGAGCGAAGTTAATGCAGAGCTGATAAGTATAGGGCTGATGAGCCCTGAGGATATTGTTGCTGCTGTTGTAGAAGCAGTTAAGGAGGCTGAAGCTGCTATGGCAGAGGCTGAAGAGGCGGAAAAGGAAGCTGTAGAGGCTGAAAATACCGCAGAACAATTAAAAGCTTACAGTGAAAAATTAGAAAAGGAAATAAGGGAAAAGAAGGCTAGGCCTG GTTATGCAGTACCTAAAAGAGGAAAAAAAGGTCGCAGCAAGCGCTGA
- the LOC141703762 gene encoding uncharacterized protein LOC141703762: MSSNQTPNLSPPFFSGENYQVWDVKMKTHLKDLGLWTWVKSEREIQPLTDNPILNQIKFHENESSKGLRALSIIHTAVLESIFTRIIACETGKEAWDKLKELYEGNARIKRMQVLNLKRDFETLAMKEKDTIQDYYKNLMGVVNKMRLIREDVPDSKIVEKMFVSLPERFESNLSSLEDSKVISELSLSELINSLQAQEQRRAMRNKETENAVEGAFLAKTQKQKIKFTQCGHCKKNGHEEK; the protein is encoded by the coding sequence ATGTCTTCAAATCAAACACCAAATCTTTCTCCTCCATTTTTTAGTGGTGAAAATTATCAAGTATGGGATGTTAAAATGAAAACTCATTTGAAAGATTTGGGTTTATGGACATGGGTGAAAAGTGAGAGGGAGATACAACCTCTTACAGACAATCCTATTCTAAATCAAATCAAGTTTCACGAAAATGAGTCAAGTAAGGGTCTAAGGGCTTTATCAATTATTCATACGGCCGTGTTAGAATCGATTTTCACAAGAATTATAGCTTGTGAAACAGGAAAAGAGGCTTGGGACAAACTAAAAGAATTGTATGAGGGCAACGCAAGAATAAAGAGGATGCAAGTTTTAAATCTCAAAAGGGATTTTGAGACTTTAGCCATGAAAGAAAAAGACACTATACAagattattataaaaatttgatgGGTGTTGTTAACAAAATGCGGCTGATTAGAGAAGATGTGCCTGATAGCAAAATTGTAGAGAAGATGTTTGTGAGTTTGCCTGAAAGGTTTGAGTCAAATCTTTCATCTCTTGAAGATTCAAAAGTTATAAGTGAACTATCATTATCCGAGCTAATTAATTCTCTGCAAGCTCAAGAACAAAGAAGAGCGATGAGAAACAAGGAAACTGAAAATGCGGTGGAAGGAGCTTTTTTGGCAAAAACTCAAAAGCAAAAAATAAAATTTACTCAATGTGGTCATTGTAAGAAGAATGGACATGAAGAAAAATAA